In Capsicum annuum cultivar UCD-10X-F1 chromosome 8, UCD10Xv1.1, whole genome shotgun sequence, the genomic window tgcaGGAAATTACGGGTATTGCTGCACAAGTTGGTGTTCTTTGGATGGAAGAGGGTCTCAATTAACAAATGAGGAAATGAATAAAGTGAGAAACTTGTAGAAGAGAAACAATGAGCCGAATAGTCCAATCGGACTGGTTTCGGtgagttttctttttttctgcAAAATGGGGTTAGGAGAAGGGGAGTGGGGGAGGGGATTACATTGTGGGGGGAGGGTATCCTCAACAACAAGATGGGAGTTCACATAACTAATCAATTAAGTTAATAAGCTTTTCCAGTTTTTGTTGGGTTCACCGTTTAAACGCTTCCCTCAACAATAAATGAAAGTTCACATAAGTAACCAACTAAGTTAATAAAATTCCCTAGAGTGGGTTCACCGTTAAACGCTTTCCATATATGCGTTTATTGACTACAATTTGCCAATTTCTTTTTATTGAAAATGCCAAATTGAGTAAAACCGTGTGGTCATCTTTTTCCAAATATTATTCCGAATGACTAGTCAATGCCAAATTCCCTATTTTCTAACTCGTACAAAATCCAACTAAACTTGCCTATTACTACTTCTTGTTCCGATCCAAACATAAAAAGAAACATTTCAACTAAATTCAGTCATCAAAGATATAAATTCAGCGTAATGTGGAATTTCAAATGTCTGGTAAAAATTAatctttatatataaaatttcgtAGTTTGAATACTAGCACTTCGACTCGTTATGACTTATGATCCTGCCAGGCATTTTGAGTCACTGGTCAATTGCAGTAAAATGTTCTGGTTCACAAGCAACAAATAATTCTTTGAATGGTCTTGGTTGAGTCTACCCTCAACACTTACAAGCATATCCAATTGACATTTTACGGAGTCTACCCTCAAAATGTTCTGGTTCACAAGCATATCCCTCCATAGGGGCGCATGGAGATTGGCATCGGTGTATGGGTTTTCTATGTACTGAACTGTTCTTTTCAAGGGCCTAATTCTAACAATGACTTGAAACTGCAAGAGAACCAACAGAAGCCTCTAATCAAGAACACAAGTGGACCAAAAACTTTGGAACTTTCTGTTTCCCTTGCAAAATATTAGTAAAAACTACAGTATCTTTCCAAGAACAATCTCAATATCCTTGATCCATCTCACAAAACGATCTGAAAATACAATTTGATTCAGCAAACACTACACAAAGGACATACACTGGCAATAATAATTGTTGGAACACATACTGCAGTCAAAAAAAGAGTTCAGGCCAGCGACAACTATGCTCTTAATCCTAATGGTTTCCCTACAAGTTATACTGATGACAAAATACACAAGTCTAGCCCAATGACATCTCCACTGAGCAAGCAAAACAGAAGAAAAGAATCTGTCATGTCTACAATTTTCTAGTCATGGAGATAGTCAGACTCCTAGGAGATCTCCGAACCTTAGATGACTCTCCACCAGTAGCACACATTCCTTTCAAGTCCACAGAATTCTTAGGTGTTGTCAAATTCTCCAGTTCAGATTTTGCATTTCTGCTCAGTTTCCCAGGGTACCAAATGTCATCTGGATTAAGAGGTAAAGCAGCAGGATCAAGTTCAAACGATCCCACAGGTACACCCTCTTTTTCAGTTCCAGTCATTCTGAATGCTGGGATTCGATGAGAGAACTTGTAAAGTTCATTTGGCTTCACGAAAAATGAGCCACCCTTAGTCTGGCTGGTGGGCTGGAAAAGGCTACCAAATCCACTCACTTTATCCAGGTAATTTACTTTTATACCAACATCCTCGACAAAATCAGTAAGAACCTCCACAATTTCATATTTGTACTTTATATGTTTTTCTGGATCTGAACTCCAACCGATATCCCAATTTTTAAAGAGAGCCCATGTCTCCCCTTCCCTAGGATATACAATGAATGCACCTCTCTTACCCTTTTCGCAGTGCACTAGATGAGAGAATGTAAGACGATCATTAGAGTTTTGAGACCTCCCACGTCTAAATTTCCCACAACCAGCTGGTAACTCTGCCTCTACCCATTCCATATCTCCTTGATCCTCTGGATTAGCCTCGAGCCAAGTGAACAGTAGCTCAAATTCAGGAGACAAAACTTTCCTAATCTGACAGTAGTATCTTGGCATTCCATCAGCTGTATCATAACAAGCCCAGATTTGGTTAACAGCAAAGCAACTTTCTTCCCTATGCTTATCAAAATCACAAAACTCTGGATCAGGACACTCGTATAACTCTGGAGGATCATCAAAAGGTTCACTATCTGGTTCGGAATCAGAATCAATGACTTCAGCTTTTTCTACCCCGCTTGACGGAGGCCCAGCAGCCTTTTTGTCAAATTTACTACTGTTCGCACTTTTATCTTGCCCTTTTTCTTTAGGAGGGGCTGTTCCATTTTGAGTAGACTTTGCCTTGGAATTACCATGAAAACCAGTTGATTTGGCATTCGTTAAGTCATCGCCACACACCGTTTCTTCCTGCTTTGATGTATCATCTCCAGCTGGTTGGTTTGCCTGTACCTTCTTCAGATGGTTTGCCAAATCAGTCTCGTCATCACTTGCGCCTTCATTATAGGAGACATGCTGCCGTAGGCGAGAAGACCTCCTAGGGCCACAGCTACCAGACTCAATGTCCTCAGTTTCAGGCTCGGTGCTGCTGGAAGTATCAATGCTCTCACTTGATTCAACTGTCTGCTTCCTACTCCTTTTCCTGTTATTTTTATTAACCTTTGGCACAGACGCCCCTTCATTTGTATCGCCCATTTCCTTGTCATACTTTTCAGCCTTCCATTTAGCCTTTAAATTCTTATTTACCTGAGCAGTCTTTTCTCTTCTTACCTCTGGTTGTGACCCCATTGTTCTACTGCTAGGACCCCGTTGAGATCCCATTTTGCCAGCTCCTTCTGCCATTCTTGAGGTTCCCTGGTTTGAAACCTCTTTCTGCTGATAAGGCGGGCCCGTGGCCGACCTAAGGGGCACATCCTGACTGCCAGGATGACTCCATTTAGGTCCAAGAGGAGCACCTTGAGAACCTAAATCATAAGCAATGAAAGGTTTTGAGCATTTCTGGCAGCGTAAAGCTCTGTTCACAAAACTCCGGTAGTACTGGTACCTAATATTGCAAAAAGGACATCCAGTCCAGAATGTTTCCGGCATTGCTGATGGAGTCGGCTGTGTTTTCTGAATATTATCCAGATTACTGAACTGAGTACCAAAACCATTTGGAGTATTATTTTGTCTAGCCGAAGGATTTCGATTAACCTGATGAGATGGTCGCCTTGCTGCTGCACCTTTAAATAAAACCCTGTACTTACTATCATACAAAGCCCTTTTCGTCGGGTCAGAAAGCACCATATTTGCTTCCCCAATTAGCTTGAAAGCTGCTTCTGCACCTGGAAACTTGTTCTTGTCAGGATGAAGCACAAGTGCAAGTCTCCGGTATTGTTTCTTGATGGTCACTTCATCAGCAACCATATCAATTTGGAGGATCCCATACCAGTCCTTTTCTGACCCCACTGTACTGCTCTGAGCTGAACAGTGAACATTACAAACAGCAAGTAGCTGCGATATATTCTCTAGCTGAGGGTAAAGCCGTTCAGCTTTCAATGCAACCTTTTGAGCCCCTAAAAAGTCATTACCGTGCATTTTCTTCTCAGCCAGCTCTTTAGCCCTTAGGGCTTCATCTTTGTTGCAATCCATCATAATCCCAATCAATATATTAACCAGTGAGATGCACTAGACATGTATACAGAAATCTCCAATGTATATTCTCATGCTCCACACTGCATTCCTGTCCCAACAAAAAGGAAAACGTCTGTCAATTCTTGCAGCAAAGCAAGACAGATCAACCGCTAGCAGGGAAAACTTCTATCTTCTTTGCAACAACATGCCGATCAACAATTGTTTTTACTAATTACTGCTCATGTAGTAACAGTTCTAGAGCTGTCATGCACacctaaaagaaaagagaaaggaaattcacCTTCAGTTACAACTTATGAGCTATCAAAATTGATTTAACTGATTACTAGTCATTAATCCACATATTGTAGCTTGTATGCAACTAACAATAACAAAACTAGAACTATTAACACTAAAATCACCACGAAAGCAAaatatgttttaattatattttgctGTCACACAAGTTATCGAGTTGCTATCATACATGAATATTTAACTTGAGTTCTATAAAACAGAGAAAACTTACATTTCACAAAAATGTGAATGACGCGTAGCATTTGATCGAAGTATGGGAAGGGATACTGAGACAACAAAGTCCAAGGAATGTGTTGTATAAAGCATTATAAAACCACCACAACTTTAACATGCTGATGAAACCAGAATGTGTATATCAACATACACTAAATCTACATAAACCCTAAAATTAGAGCAAATTGCGGATAAGCAAATGAAACGAACACTGATCCGTgcaaaaccctaaatagtttgagaCTCTGAATCCAAAAGCTTCAAAGTTCAAAATCCATACAAAATCAAAAAGCACAATAAGGTTTAAGAAAATCATATAAAGTAACCATAAATGTGCATATGAAAATATGCATACCTGGTGGATGAAAAGGAACCTCCAAAGCTTTGACTACAGAAAGAGATAAATCTTATAGGAATTTGAGAGTGTACGAATAGTAAAAGGAGGGAAGAGAATCGCGGGAGAGTGAAAGTGAAAATTTCAGGAGGCGGGGACAGACCCAGAATTCTGAAATTTCATTTCCCCCAAAAATCTAAC contains:
- the LOC107838993 gene encoding uncharacterized protein LOC107838993, which codes for MMDCNKDEALRAKELAEKKMHGNDFLGAQKVALKAERLYPQLENISQLLAVCNVHCSAQSSTVGSEKDWYGILQIDMVADEVTIKKQYRRLALVLHPDKNKFPGAEAAFKLIGEANMVLSDPTKRALYDSKYRVLFKGAAARRPSHQVNRNPSARQNNTPNGFGTQFSNLDNIQKTQPTPSAMPETFWTGCPFCNIRYQYYRSFVNRALRCQKCSKPFIAYDLGSQGAPLGPKWSHPGSQDVPLRSATGPPYQQKEVSNQGTSRMAEGAGKMGSQRGPSSRTMGSQPEVRREKTAQVNKNLKAKWKAEKYDKEMGDTNEGASVPKVNKNNRKRSRKQTVESSESIDTSSSTEPETEDIESGSCGPRRSSRLRQHVSYNEGASDDETDLANHLKKVQANQPAGDDTSKQEETVCGDDLTNAKSTGFHGNSKAKSTQNGTAPPKEKGQDKSANSSKFDKKAAGPPSSGVEKAEVIDSDSEPDSEPFDDPPELYECPDPEFCDFDKHREESCFAVNQIWACYDTADGMPRYYCQIRKVLSPEFELLFTWLEANPEDQGDMEWVEAELPAGCGKFRRGRSQNSNDRLTFSHLVHCEKGKRGAFIVYPREGETWALFKNWDIGWSSDPEKHIKYKYEIVEVLTDFVEDVGIKVNYLDKVSGFGSLFQPTSQTKGGSFFVKPNELYKFSHRIPAFRMTGTEKEGVPVGSFELDPAALPLNPDDIWYPGKLSRNAKSELENLTTPKNSVDLKGMCATGGESSKVRRSPRSLTISMTRKL